From Myxococcus guangdongensis, the proteins below share one genomic window:
- a CDS encoding metallophosphoesterase family protein produces MKLVLISDTHRRHEELEVPVCDVLIHAGDFSRRGKQEELESFLGWFSRCPAREKVFVAGNHDFICERAPQLTRRLAQEAGVHYLDDEEVLVRGLRVWGSPVTPRFGGMAFNRERGADIRTHWDRIPEGLDVLVTHGPPKGLGDRTFLGAHVGCEDLLARVKQVHPRLHVYGHIHEAPGEQSLPEVPTRFLNVSNCHLHPFGIRPPVEVELDARAPES; encoded by the coding sequence ATGAAGCTGGTGCTCATCTCCGATACGCATCGACGGCACGAGGAGCTCGAGGTCCCCGTGTGCGACGTGCTCATCCACGCGGGTGACTTCTCCCGCCGAGGCAAGCAGGAGGAGTTGGAGTCCTTCCTCGGCTGGTTCTCCCGTTGCCCCGCGCGCGAGAAGGTGTTCGTCGCCGGCAACCATGACTTCATCTGCGAGAGAGCGCCGCAGCTGACGCGCAGGCTCGCCCAAGAGGCCGGGGTGCACTACCTCGACGACGAGGAGGTGCTCGTCCGAGGCCTGCGCGTCTGGGGCTCACCGGTGACGCCCCGCTTCGGCGGCATGGCCTTCAACCGCGAGCGCGGCGCCGACATCCGCACGCACTGGGACCGCATCCCCGAGGGGCTCGATGTACTCGTCACCCATGGCCCGCCCAAGGGCCTCGGGGACCGCACGTTCCTCGGCGCGCACGTGGGCTGCGAGGACCTGCTCGCCCGCGTGAAGCAGGTCCACCCGCGCCTGCACGTCTACGGCCACATCCACGAGGCCCCAGGCGAGCAGTCCCTGCCCGAGGTGCCCACGCGCTTCCTCAACGTGTCCAACTGCCACCTCCACCCCTTCGGCATCCGTCCGCCCGTCGAGGTGGAGCTCGACGCGCGCGCCCCCGAGTCCTAG